One genomic segment of Francisella persica ATCC VR-331 includes these proteins:
- the rpmF gene encoding 50S ribosomal protein L32: MAVQQNKKSRSKRDMRRSHDSLITPTLSTDKSTGELHLRHHISPNGFYKGRKVVETKSED; this comes from the coding sequence ATGGCTGTACAACAAAATAAAAAAAGCAGATCAAAGAGAGACATGAGAAGATCTCACGATTCTTTAATTACTCCTACTCTATCTACTGATAAATCAACAGGTGAACTACATTTAAGACATCATATATCACCTAATGGTTTCTATAAAGGTAGAAAAGTAGTAGAAACTAAATCTGAAGATTAA
- a CDS encoding YceD family protein — translation MKGKHSQINYSMFAKQERELKNIEITIEQLDQISDFIIATPHTFICSFSFFEEKSHACIKYSIKSTLQLICQESLEVFDHDFDITNTIIIAEDDRLVEGSLHEPFICKSAIIDLKDVIKEEILLDLPLIPKKDTSTCKNTKKHSYYSEQENVIQEKKNTFEILKILK, via the coding sequence ATGAAAGGTAAGCATAGTCAGATAAATTACTCAATGTTTGCCAAGCAAGAAAGAGAATTGAAAAATATTGAGATAACTATTGAGCAGCTTGACCAGATTTCTGATTTCATCATAGCTACTCCTCACACATTTATATGCTCATTTTCTTTTTTTGAAGAAAAAAGTCATGCTTGCATTAAATATTCAATCAAAAGCACATTACAACTTATTTGTCAAGAGTCTTTAGAGGTATTTGACCATGATTTTGACATAACAAATACTATAATAATTGCTGAGGATGACAGACTAGTAGAAGGTAGTCTTCATGAACCTTTTATATGTAAAAGTGCAATTATCGATCTAAAGGATGTAATTAAAGAAGAGATACTTTTAGACCTACCTTTAATACCAAAAAAAGATACAAGCACTTGTAAAAATACAAAAAAACATTCATACTATAGCGAGCAAGAAAATGTTATACAAGAGAAAAAGAATACTTTTGAGATTCTTAAAATACTCAAGTAG
- the tkt gene encoding transketolase, which translates to MALSIPREFSNAIRFLSIDATLKAKSGHPGMPMGMADIATVLWTRFLKHNPNNPYWVNRDRFVLSNGHGSMLLYSLLHLTGYDVSIDDIKKFRQLHSKTPGHPEYGYTPGVETTTGPLGQGMANAVGMALGEKLLSQRYNTTDLKVIDHYTYVFLGDGCLMEGISHEACSLAGTLGLNKLVAFWDDNNISIDGDTRGWFSDNTPGRFRAYGWHVIENVDGHDFAAIEKAINEAHAQQQKPTLICCKTVIGFGSPEKAGTASVHGSPLSEQERASAAKELNWNYQAFEIPQDVYKYWDAKEKGQALEANWQKQWNLFKDSPKFKEFERILNKELPVELEAAINDYIASQLSNTIKVATRKASQMALEVLCKNMPEMFGGSADLTSSNNTKWSGSVWLNNTEEGANYLSYGVREFGMAAIMNGLSLYGGIKPYGGTFLVFSDYSRNAIRMSALMKLPVVHVMSHDSIGLGEDGPTHQPIEHIPSLRLIPNLNVWRPADTVETMIAWHQAVKSKDTPSVMVLTRQNLMPIVQSQHQVANIAKGGYLVKHYADTKLTLVATGSEVELAVNVASEFEKKGIKINVASIPCVEVFAAQTKEYKKSVIKDDIPAVFVEMAQPDIWYKYMPKAGGEVKGIYRFGESAPAEDLFKHFGFTVENISNIVAKYV; encoded by the coding sequence ATGGCTTTATCTATTCCGCGCGAGTTTTCAAATGCTATAAGGTTTTTGTCTATTGATGCAACACTCAAGGCTAAATCAGGGCATCCTGGAATGCCGATGGGTATGGCTGATATTGCCACAGTGCTTTGGACAAGGTTTCTTAAGCACAATCCTAACAATCCATATTGGGTAAATAGAGATAGATTTGTTCTTTCAAATGGACACGGCTCAATGCTTTTATATTCTTTGTTACATCTAACTGGATACGATGTATCTATTGATGATATTAAAAAATTCAGACAGCTACATTCAAAAACTCCAGGACATCCTGAGTATGGCTATACCCCAGGAGTTGAAACTACAACTGGACCACTAGGTCAAGGAATGGCAAATGCTGTTGGTATGGCTTTAGGTGAAAAACTCTTATCTCAAAGATACAATACGACAGATTTAAAAGTTATAGATCATTACACTTATGTATTTTTAGGTGATGGATGTTTAATGGAGGGTATTTCGCATGAAGCATGCTCATTAGCAGGAACTTTAGGTCTAAACAAATTAGTAGCATTTTGGGATGATAATAATATTTCAATAGATGGTGATACTAGAGGTTGGTTTAGTGACAATACGCCTGGGAGATTTAGGGCTTATGGTTGGCATGTTATAGAAAATGTAGATGGTCATGATTTTGCTGCGATAGAAAAAGCTATAAATGAAGCTCACGCACAGCAGCAAAAGCCAACATTAATTTGTTGTAAAACTGTAATTGGTTTTGGCTCACCTGAGAAGGCTGGGACTGCTTCTGTGCATGGTTCACCTTTAAGTGAACAAGAAAGAGCTTCAGCTGCTAAAGAGCTTAACTGGAATTATCAAGCTTTTGAAATACCTCAAGATGTTTACAAATATTGGGATGCTAAGGAAAAAGGACAAGCTTTAGAGGCAAATTGGCAAAAGCAATGGAATTTATTCAAAGATAGCCCTAAGTTTAAAGAGTTTGAAAGAATTTTAAACAAAGAGTTACCTGTCGAATTAGAAGCCGCTATTAATGACTATATAGCTTCGCAATTAAGCAACACTATCAAAGTGGCAACACGTAAAGCTTCACAAATGGCACTTGAAGTCTTATGTAAGAATATGCCAGAGATGTTTGGTGGGTCAGCTGACTTGACAAGCTCAAATAATACTAAATGGAGTGGTTCAGTCTGGTTAAATAATACTGAAGAAGGTGCAAATTATCTTTCTTATGGTGTTAGAGAATTTGGTATGGCTGCAATAATGAATGGTCTAAGTTTATATGGTGGCATTAAACCTTATGGTGGTACATTCTTAGTATTTAGCGATTACTCAAGAAATGCTATAAGAATGTCAGCATTGATGAAGCTGCCTGTGGTACATGTTATGTCACATGACTCTATTGGTTTAGGTGAGGATGGACCAACACACCAGCCTATAGAACATATTCCAAGCTTAAGACTTATACCTAACCTTAATGTTTGGCGACCTGCTGATACGGTTGAGACAATGATAGCTTGGCATCAAGCGGTAAAATCAAAAGATACTCCAAGCGTAATGGTATTAACGCGTCAAAACTTAATGCCAATAGTGCAATCACAACATCAAGTTGCAAATATTGCTAAAGGTGGCTATCTAGTTAAACACTATGCTGACACTAAATTAACTCTTGTTGCGACAGGATCTGAAGTTGAGCTTGCTGTCAATGTGGCTAGTGAATTTGAAAAGAAAGGTATAAAGATAAATGTTGCTTCTATACCTTGTGTAGAAGTTTTTGCTGCTCAAACTAAAGAGTATAAAAAATCAGTAATAAAAGATGATATTCCCGCAGTTTTTGTTGAAATGGCACAACCTGATATATGGTATAAATATATGCCAAAAGCTGGAGGAGAAGTAAAAGGAATTTATAGATTTGGTGAGTCGGCACCAGCTGAAGATTTATTTAAGCATTTTGGATTTACTGTAGAAAATATTAGCAATATTGTTGCTAAGTATGTGTAA
- the gap gene encoding type I glyceraldehyde-3-phosphate dehydrogenase encodes MRVAINGFGRIGRLAFRQMFGKDNIEIVAINDLTNPKMLAHLLKYDSAQGRFSKSSVTVAKENSIVVDGKDIKIYAEKDAVNLPWGELNVDLVLECTGFYVSKAKSQAHIDAGAKKVVISAPAGNDLPTIVFGVNHDILNADDKIISAASCTTNCLAPMAKGLHDLATIKSGFMTTIHAYTGDQNTLDAPHAKNDFRRARAAAINIVPNSTGAAKAIGLVIPELAGKLDGAAQRVPVPTGSLTELIAVVSKSVTAEDVNAAMKAAANESFGYTEEELVSSDIIGISEGSLFDATQTKVTSLGDKSLVKVVSWYDNEMSYTNQMVRVVEYFGAL; translated from the coding sequence ATGAGAGTTGCAATTAACGGTTTCGGTAGAATTGGTCGTTTAGCATTTCGTCAAATGTTTGGTAAAGATAACATTGAGATTGTAGCGATTAATGATTTAACAAATCCAAAGATGTTAGCACACTTATTAAAATATGATTCTGCTCAAGGTAGATTTTCAAAATCATCTGTAACAGTAGCAAAAGAAAACTCTATAGTTGTAGATGGTAAAGATATTAAAATATATGCTGAAAAAGATGCAGTTAATTTACCTTGGGGTGAGTTAAATGTGGACCTTGTTCTAGAGTGTACAGGTTTCTATGTATCAAAAGCAAAATCACAAGCTCATATTGATGCTGGTGCTAAAAAAGTAGTTATTTCTGCTCCAGCTGGTAATGACCTACCAACTATAGTATTTGGTGTTAACCACGATATCCTAAATGCAGATGACAAGATTATATCTGCTGCTTCTTGTACAACTAACTGTCTGGCTCCTATGGCTAAAGGTCTTCATGATTTAGCAACAATTAAAAGTGGCTTTATGACAACTATTCATGCTTATACAGGTGACCAAAATACTCTAGATGCTCCTCATGCAAAAAATGACTTCCGTCGTGCAAGAGCAGCAGCTATAAATATAGTGCCTAACTCAACTGGGGCAGCTAAGGCTATTGGTCTAGTAATTCCAGAATTAGCTGGTAAATTAGATGGTGCTGCTCAACGTGTTCCTGTACCAACTGGATCGTTAACTGAGCTTATTGCTGTAGTATCTAAGAGTGTAACAGCTGAAGATGTTAACGCTGCGATGAAAGCTGCTGCAAATGAATCTTTTGGTTATACAGAAGAAGAGCTAGTGTCTAGTGATATCATAGGGATCTCTGAAGGTTCATTATTCGATGCAACTCAAACTAAAGTTACTTCACTAGGTGATAAATCTTTAGTTAAAGTGGTATCTTGGTATGACAATGAAATGTCTTATACAAATCAAATGGTTAGAGTAGTAGAGTACTTTGGAGCTCTATAA
- a CDS encoding phosphoglycerate kinase → MSFLTLKDVDLKDKKVLVRVDFNVPIKSGRVTNKVRIEAAIPTIQYILDQGGAVILMSHLGRPTEGEYDPQFSLEPVAEALTQIIDKPVKFAKDWLDGVDVKAGEIVMCENVRFNNGEKKSDKDLSKKIASLGDVFVMDAFATAHRAQASTYGVAKYIPLACAGILLTNEIQALEKALKSPEKPMAAIVGGSKVSTKLSVLYNLLDKVEILIVGGGIANTFIKAEGYNVGNSLYEQDLVAEARDILAKAKTLAVNIPMPVDIRVAKEFSKNAQAIIKKISDITADEMILDIGPESEKEIIELLKSANTILWNGPIGVFEFDNFAAGTKALSLAIAQSVAFSVAGGGDTIAAIEKFGIKDQVSYISTAGGAFLEFFEGKKLPAVEILKEKATR, encoded by the coding sequence ATGAGTTTTTTAACATTAAAAGATGTTGATCTAAAAGATAAAAAAGTCTTGGTTCGAGTTGACTTCAATGTACCTATTAAAAGTGGTAGGGTAACAAATAAGGTTAGAATTGAGGCTGCTATTCCAACTATTCAATATATTTTAGATCAGGGTGGTGCTGTGATTTTAATGTCGCATCTTGGTCGCCCTACAGAGGGTGAATATGATCCTCAGTTTTCTCTAGAGCCAGTAGCAGAAGCTTTGACTCAAATTATTGATAAGCCGGTTAAGTTTGCTAAAGACTGGTTAGATGGTGTTGATGTTAAAGCTGGTGAAATAGTTATGTGTGAAAATGTACGCTTTAACAACGGTGAGAAAAAATCAGATAAAGATTTATCTAAAAAGATTGCTAGCTTAGGTGATGTTTTTGTGATGGATGCCTTTGCTACAGCACATAGAGCACAAGCTTCTACTTATGGGGTTGCTAAGTATATACCGTTAGCATGTGCTGGTATATTATTAACTAATGAAATTCAAGCGCTAGAAAAAGCTTTGAAATCGCCTGAAAAACCAATGGCGGCAATAGTTGGAGGATCTAAAGTCTCAACTAAGCTATCAGTGCTATATAATCTTCTTGATAAGGTTGAGATTCTTATCGTTGGTGGTGGTATTGCTAATACTTTTATAAAAGCAGAAGGTTATAATGTTGGTAATTCATTATATGAACAAGACCTTGTAGCTGAAGCAAGAGATATATTAGCTAAAGCTAAAACTCTAGCAGTTAATATTCCTATGCCAGTTGATATAAGAGTAGCTAAAGAGTTTAGTAAAAATGCACAAGCAATCATTAAAAAAATATCTGATATTACTGCTGATGAGATGATTTTAGATATAGGTCCAGAATCTGAAAAAGAAATTATTGAACTACTAAAATCAGCAAATACTATCTTATGGAATGGTCCTATTGGAGTATTTGAGTTTGATAATTTTGCCGCAGGAACAAAAGCTTTATCTTTGGCTATAGCACAGTCGGTTGCTTTTTCAGTAGCTGGTGGTGGTGATACTATTGCCGCGATAGAAAAATTTGGCATCAAAGATCAAGTTTCTTATATATCAACAGCTGGTGGGGCGTTCCTAGAATTTTTTGAAGGTAAAAAATTACCAGCTGTAGAGATACTTAAAGAAAAAGCAACTAGGTAA
- the pyk gene encoding pyruvate kinase has protein sequence MRRTKILATLGPASESREAITEMIKSGVNAVRCNFSHGSAEDHRKRIEMIRQIAKEQDTYVGILADLQGPKIRLSKFKNGCVEIKKGQKFTLDAELGVGDGDENAVGIDYKELIQDVKKGDILLVDDGKIVLEVDSVKGNKAVTKVVIGGKVSNNKGINKKGGGLTAPALTEKDKEDIKIAAMLQVDFLAVSFVRDGKDMEYARQLVHEAGWRPAMVAKIERAEAVLEDNLNSIVDASDLLMVARGDLAVEIGDENVPTVQKLIISTARRNEKGSITATQMMESMIENSSPTRAEASDVANAVFDGTDAVMLSAETAVGKYPVETVSAMSRICESAEKSKYTHVSKKQKIADCDRIDHAVSVAAVKIANDIGAKGLIVLTEGGNTSRWMSRINTDLPIYALSRNTTTLGAMTLFRGVVPIYFDSTRMSKLYVNRSASMELEDRKLAKNGDIFVLTSGDSMGVHGSTNKIKVIIAGQVR, from the coding sequence ATGAGAAGAACAAAAATTTTAGCTACTCTTGGTCCTGCAAGTGAATCAAGAGAAGCTATAACAGAAATGATTAAATCAGGTGTTAATGCAGTCAGATGTAATTTCTCGCATGGCTCTGCTGAAGATCATCGTAAGCGAATAGAGATGATTCGTCAGATTGCTAAAGAGCAAGATACTTATGTTGGTATTTTAGCTGATCTACAGGGACCAAAAATTAGATTATCAAAATTTAAAAATGGCTGTGTAGAGATTAAAAAGGGTCAAAAGTTTACGCTTGATGCTGAACTTGGCGTTGGTGATGGTGATGAGAATGCTGTAGGCATTGACTATAAAGAGCTTATTCAAGATGTGAAAAAAGGCGATATACTACTTGTAGATGATGGCAAAATTGTCTTAGAGGTCGACTCTGTAAAAGGAAATAAAGCAGTCACTAAAGTTGTCATTGGTGGTAAAGTTTCTAATAATAAAGGTATTAATAAGAAAGGCGGTGGACTTACAGCGCCTGCACTTACTGAGAAAGATAAAGAGGATATAAAAATAGCAGCGATGCTACAAGTGGATTTCTTAGCAGTATCATTTGTTAGGGATGGTAAGGATATGGAATATGCACGTCAACTTGTCCACGAAGCTGGCTGGAGACCTGCAATGGTGGCTAAAATTGAGCGAGCAGAGGCTGTATTAGAAGATAATCTTAATAGTATTGTTGATGCTTCTGACCTTTTGATGGTGGCGCGTGGTGATTTGGCTGTTGAAATTGGTGATGAGAATGTGCCAACTGTACAGAAGCTTATTATTAGTACAGCTAGAAGAAATGAAAAAGGTTCTATTACGGCTACACAAATGATGGAGTCGATGATAGAGAACTCTTCACCAACTCGTGCTGAGGCATCTGATGTTGCTAATGCTGTATTTGATGGTACAGATGCTGTGATGCTATCAGCTGAAACAGCAGTAGGTAAATACCCTGTTGAGACAGTTTCTGCAATGTCAAGGATATGTGAATCAGCAGAGAAAAGTAAGTATACACATGTTTCTAAAAAGCAAAAGATAGCTGACTGTGATAGGATTGATCATGCTGTATCTGTTGCAGCAGTTAAAATTGCCAATGATATTGGTGCTAAAGGATTAATCGTATTGACAGAAGGTGGTAATACTTCACGTTGGATGTCACGTATCAATACTGATTTACCTATCTATGCATTATCACGAAATACTACAACTTTAGGTGCTATGACTTTGTTTAGAGGAGTGGTTCCAATATACTTTGACTCAACTAGGATGTCTAAATTATATGTAAATAGATCAGCATCTATGGAGTTAGAGGACAGAAAGTTGGCTAAAAATGGTGATATTTTTGTCCTTACTAGTGGCGATAGTATGGGTGTTCATGGAAGTACTAATAAGATTAAAGTAATAATTGCAGGTCAGGTAAGATAA
- the fba gene encoding class II fructose-bisphosphate aldolase (catalyzes the reversible aldol condensation of dihydroxyacetonephosphate and glyceraldehyde 3-phosphate in the Calvin cycle, glycolysis, and/or gluconeogenesis), producing the protein MALVSLRQLLDHAAEHGYGLPAFNVNNLEQVRAVMEAADEVNSPVILQGSAGARKYAGSSFIRHLVLAAIEEYPYIPVCMHQDHGTSPSVCQRSIQLGFSSVMMDGSLKSDGKTPSDYEYNVNVTKNVAEMAHACGVSVEGELGCLGSLETWQAGEEDGVGAEGTLSMDQLLTDPEEAADFVRKTKVDALAIAIGTSHGAYKFTKPPTGDVLSIRRVKEIHARIPHTHLVMHGSSSVPQDWLEVINTYGGDMGETYGVPVEEIVEAIKYGVRKVNIDTDLRMAATGAVRRFLAENPAEFDPRKYNAVAKAAMSEICKARYEAFGSAGMASKIKPISLETMLQYYENGELDPVVK; encoded by the coding sequence ATGGCTTTAGTTTCATTACGTCAACTATTGGATCATGCTGCTGAGCATGGTTATGGATTACCAGCTTTTAATGTTAATAACCTTGAGCAGGTTAGGGCTGTTATGGAAGCTGCAGATGAGGTTAACTCACCGGTTATTTTACAAGGTTCTGCTGGAGCAAGAAAGTATGCAGGTTCATCTTTTATTAGACATCTAGTTTTAGCTGCGATAGAAGAATATCCATATATACCAGTATGTATGCACCAAGATCATGGTACATCTCCATCAGTTTGTCAAAGATCTATACAATTAGGCTTTTCATCTGTAATGATGGATGGTTCTTTAAAATCAGATGGAAAGACTCCATCGGATTACGAGTACAATGTTAATGTTACAAAAAATGTAGCTGAGATGGCTCATGCTTGTGGGGTATCAGTTGAAGGTGAGCTAGGTTGTCTTGGTTCATTAGAAACATGGCAAGCTGGGGAAGAAGATGGTGTAGGTGCTGAAGGTACTTTATCTATGGATCAGTTACTTACTGACCCTGAAGAAGCAGCTGATTTTGTCAGAAAAACTAAAGTTGATGCTTTGGCTATAGCTATTGGTACTTCTCATGGTGCTTACAAGTTTACTAAACCACCTACAGGTGATGTGTTATCTATCAGAAGAGTAAAAGAAATTCATGCACGAATCCCTCATACTCATTTAGTAATGCATGGCTCATCTTCTGTGCCACAGGACTGGCTAGAAGTTATTAATACTTATGGTGGAGATATGGGAGAGACTTATGGCGTGCCGGTAGAGGAAATCGTCGAGGCTATTAAGTATGGTGTGCGTAAAGTAAATATTGATACAGACCTTCGTATGGCAGCTACTGGCGCTGTGAGAAGATTCTTGGCTGAGAATCCAGCTGAGTTTGATCCACGCAAATATAATGCCGTTGCTAAAGCTGCGATGTCAGAAATTTGCAAAGCTAGATATGAAGCATTTGGGAGTGCTGGCATGGCTAGTAAGATTAAGCCTATTTCACTTGAGACAATGTTACAATACTATGAGAATGGTGAACTAGATCCTGTTGTTAAGTAA
- a CDS encoding trehalase family glycosidase: MPYILFLPNANIKYYLTRSQPPLLYFIVNILYQELNISAIEKYLPAIEKEYSFWINSKRNTNGWNDSYTHLACKKYKNWGFI; the protein is encoded by the coding sequence ATACCTTATATACTCTTCTTACCAAATGCTAACATAAAATATTATCTAACACGCTCTCAACCTCCTTTACTTTATTTTATCGTGAATATCCTATATCAAGAGCTTAACATATCTGCTATAGAAAAATATCTACCAGCAATAGAAAAAGAATACTCATTTTGGATAAACTCTAAAAGGAACACCAATGGATGGAATGACTCCTACACTCATTTAGCATGTAAAAAATATAAAAATTGGGGTTTTATCTAA
- a CDS encoding alpha,alpha-trehalase produces MDCYFTCEGLRVDGNIQTIKDIADNFAYLIYSSYQMLT; encoded by the coding sequence TTGGACTGCTACTTCACTTGTGAAGGTTTAAGAGTAGATGGCAATATTCAAACGATTAAAGATATTGCTGATAACTTTGCATACCTTATATACTCTTCTTACCAAATGCTAACATAA